Proteins from a genomic interval of Siniperca chuatsi isolate FFG_IHB_CAS linkage group LG10, ASM2008510v1, whole genome shotgun sequence:
- the cd63 gene encoding CD63 antigen: protein MAVEGGIKCVKFLLFFFNFIFWLCGLALIVVGILVQVALHNTFMIRDATASGVPIVLIGVGVVIFFIAFFGCCGAWKENYCMVTTFAILLSLIIIVEIAAAIAGYVFRNKISTVVQDSLTETINNYKNGTAEFKETVDKLQEDLKCCGVNSSSDWKSFKPDGKSVPDSCCLNVTKDCGIGAMTDAAKVYQKGCHDAVEALLKKNIQWVIVAALVIAFLQIMGIVFACLLMRGIRSGYEVM, encoded by the exons ATGGCTGTCGAGGGGGGAATAAAATGTGTCAAgttcctgcttttctttttcaactttattttctgG TTATGTGGCCTAGCACTGATTGTCGTGGGAATCCTGGTTCAGGTGGCTTTGCACAACACGTTCATGATCCGTGATGCGACAGCCTCAGGAGTTCCCATTGTCCTCATCGGAGTCGGTGTGGTCATTTTCTTCATCGCCTTCTTCGGCTGCTGTGGAGCCTGGAAAGAGAACTACTGCATGGTCACCACG TTTGCCATCCTTCTCTCACTGATCATCATTGTTGAGATTGCAGCAGCAATCGCTGGATACGTCTTCAGAAACAAA ATCTCCACTGTCGTCCAGGATAGTCTCACTGAAACGATCAACAATTACAAAAACGGTACAGCTGAATTCAAAGAGACTGTGGATAAACTGCAAGAGGAT TTGAAATGCTGTGGTGTGAACAGTTCTTCTGACTGGAAAAGCTTCAAACCTGATGGAAAATCTGTGCCTGACTCATGCTGTTTGAATGTCACTAAAGACTGTGGAATCGGGGCCATGACAGACGCTGCCAAAGTGTACCAGAAG GGTTGTCACGATGCTGTGGAGGCtttactgaagaaaaacatcCAGTGGGTGATAGTTGCCGCTCTTGTTATTGCTTTCCTGCAG ATAATGGGCATCGTGTTCGCCTGCTTGTTGATGAGAGGCATCCGCAGCGGCTACGAAGTCATGTGA
- the zgc:56699 gene encoding gametocyte-specific factor 1: protein MATTIRFGSTSGPCKTAAAERAQLAEETDEKGNCDPDKLLQCPFDKNHQIRVCRFPYHLIKCRKNHPQLASELKTCPFNARHLVPKHELMRHTETCEDRQSVDTEDGGSTNGHCKWQVPVSTWVNPNTSEDWDKEADDTAAPFVWGVNTALDQKLEMKPIINLGPSFRPPNTLPWSGI, encoded by the exons ATGGCGACCACCATCAGATTTGGAAGCACAAGTGGCCCGTGCAagactgctgcagctgagaGAGCGCAGCTGGCAGAGGAAACTG ATGAAAAAGGAAACTGTGACCCAGACAAACTTCTGCAGTGCCCTTTTGACAAGAACCACCAGATCCGGGTCTGCCGCTTCCCTTACCATCTTATAAAGTGCAGGAAG AATCATCCACAACTGGCCAGTGAGCTAAAAACCTGCCCTTTTAATGCTCGCCACCTGGTTCCCAAGCATGAGCTGATGCGCCATACTGAAACCTGTGAGGACAGACAATCGGTGGACACTGAAGACG GTGGAAGCACAAATGGACATTGTAAATGGCAAGTCCCAGTCAGTACTTGGGTAAACCCAAACACATCTGAGGACTGGGACAAAG AGGCTGATGATACTGCTGCTCCATTTGTGTGGGGTGTAAACACAGCCTTGGATCAAAA ACTGGAGATGAAGCCCATTATCAATCTTGGTCCAAGTTTTAGACCACCTAATACCCTCCCATGGTCTGGGATATAA
- the nemp1 gene encoding nuclear envelope integral membrane protein 1 isoform X3, producing MSGSNRFCYKNSILPTWRQTWTRIQVKVWSSNVFNVETVEGEEELQELERFSVWGWFQSLLRERHNETTINISLFSKKTCFKIDPADKTQYTVKPIRRFDIYLFLVFLAGVLLFVCADSLSRSQVFFYSAGMSTGMIASLIILFFILARLLPKKSPFYVLIVGGWSFSVYAIQLVCRNLNIILQEHWHVALGYVAVVGFISFAVCYRYGPLVEEKSINILSWTLQLFGLLLVYLGIQIQQVAFAIIVAALFSKNLEYPVSLAVVAWRKIRRCVHWKPEPRRLLTEEEYQKEAEEETRRALEELRKYCNSPEFSPWKAVSRLKSPKRFADFIEGSPHLMSNEVSVHAQEYGFGGSFFEDEFFDTDDEEDDIKPMMKLE from the exons ATGTCAGGGTCCAACAGGTTCTGTTACAAGAACTCCATCTTGCCAACCTGGAGGCAAACATGGACAAGAATTCAG GTCAAAGTGTGGAGTTCAAACGTGTTTAACGTGGAAACTGTGGAAGGTgaggaggagctgcaggagctgGAGCGCTTCAGTGTCTGGGGCTGGTTCCAGAGCTTGCTACGTGAGCGGCACAATGAAACCACTATTAACATCAGTCTGTTCAGCAAGAAGACCTGCTTCAAGATCGATCCTGCTGACAAAACTCAGTACACTGTCAAGCCCATCCGTA ggTTTGATATCTATCTGTTTTTGGTATTTCTCGCTGGAGTGTTGTTGTTCGTCTGTGCAGACTCTCTCAGCAG GAGTCAAGTTTTCTTCTACTCTGCCGGAATGAGCACAGGCATGATCGCCTCTCTCATCAtcctctttttcattttggcacGCCTTTTGCCAAAG AAGAGCCCTTTTTATGTGTTGATTGTTGGCGGCTGGTCGTTTTCTGTGTACGCCATTCAGCTTGTCTGCAGGAACCTCAACATAATTCTGCAAGAACACTGGCACGTGGCATTAG gtTATGTAGCAGTGGTGGGATTCAtcagttttgctgtgtgttaCCGTTACGGTCCTCTGGTGGAGGAGAAGAGCATAAACATCTTGTCGTGGACGCTGCAGCTATTTGGGCTGCTCCTGGTTTATTTGGGGATTCAAATTCAGCAAGTTGCCTTCGCCATCATTGTGGCAgctttgttttccaaaaatCTGGAGTACCCTGTCTCTCTGGCAGTTGTTGCATGGAG GAAAATCAGACGGTGTGTTCACTGGAAGCCGGAGCCACGTCGCCTGTTGACTGAGGAGGAGTATCAGAAGGAGGCGGAGGAAGAGACTCGGCGTGCATTGGAGGAGCTGAGGAAGTACTGTAACAGCCCAGAGTTCAGCCCGTGGAAGGCAGTGTCCAGGCTTAAGTCCCCGAAAAG GTTTGCTGATTTCATTGAAGGGTCACCTCACTTGATGTCAAATGAGGTGTCTGTCCACGCACAGGAATATGGCTTTGGAGGATCTTTTTTTGAGGATGAATTTTTTGACACAGACGACGAGGAAGACGATATCAAGCCTATGATGAAACTAGAGTGA
- the nemp1 gene encoding nuclear envelope integral membrane protein 1 isoform X2: MAGCMKILNGFFSTSVKFMVLMVLLTCLPQTSHQDTGSKHPVTDLRDGQEYAMSGSNRFCYKNSILPTWRQTWTRIQVKVWSSNVFNVETVEGEEELQELERFSVWGWFQSLLRERHNETTINISLFSKKTCFKIDPADKTQYTVKPIRRFDIYLFLVFLAGVLLFVCADSLSRSQVFFYSAGMSTGMIASLIILFFILARLLPKKSPFYVLIVGGWSFSVYAIQLVCRNLNIILQEHWHVALGYVAVVGFISFAVCYRYGPLVEEKSINILSWTLQLFGLLLVYLGIQIQQVAFAIIVAALFSKNLEYPVSLAVVAWRKIRRCVHWKPEPRRLLTEEEYQKEAEEETRRALEELRKYCNSPEFSPWKAVSRLKSPKRVTSLDVK; encoded by the exons ATGGCGGGATGCATGAAAATCTTAAACGGTTTCTTCTCTACAAGCGTTAAATTCATGGTTCTCATGGTGCTGCTTACCTGTTTACCTCAAACCTCACACCAGGATACGG GTAGCAAACATCCAGTAACTGATCTCCGGGATGGACAGGAGTATGCCATGTCAGGGTCCAACAGGTTCTGTTACAAGAACTCCATCTTGCCAACCTGGAGGCAAACATGGACAAGAATTCAG GTCAAAGTGTGGAGTTCAAACGTGTTTAACGTGGAAACTGTGGAAGGTgaggaggagctgcaggagctgGAGCGCTTCAGTGTCTGGGGCTGGTTCCAGAGCTTGCTACGTGAGCGGCACAATGAAACCACTATTAACATCAGTCTGTTCAGCAAGAAGACCTGCTTCAAGATCGATCCTGCTGACAAAACTCAGTACACTGTCAAGCCCATCCGTA ggTTTGATATCTATCTGTTTTTGGTATTTCTCGCTGGAGTGTTGTTGTTCGTCTGTGCAGACTCTCTCAGCAG GAGTCAAGTTTTCTTCTACTCTGCCGGAATGAGCACAGGCATGATCGCCTCTCTCATCAtcctctttttcattttggcacGCCTTTTGCCAAAG AAGAGCCCTTTTTATGTGTTGATTGTTGGCGGCTGGTCGTTTTCTGTGTACGCCATTCAGCTTGTCTGCAGGAACCTCAACATAATTCTGCAAGAACACTGGCACGTGGCATTAG gtTATGTAGCAGTGGTGGGATTCAtcagttttgctgtgtgttaCCGTTACGGTCCTCTGGTGGAGGAGAAGAGCATAAACATCTTGTCGTGGACGCTGCAGCTATTTGGGCTGCTCCTGGTTTATTTGGGGATTCAAATTCAGCAAGTTGCCTTCGCCATCATTGTGGCAgctttgttttccaaaaatCTGGAGTACCCTGTCTCTCTGGCAGTTGTTGCATGGAG GAAAATCAGACGGTGTGTTCACTGGAAGCCGGAGCCACGTCGCCTGTTGACTGAGGAGGAGTATCAGAAGGAGGCGGAGGAAGAGACTCGGCGTGCATTGGAGGAGCTGAGGAAGTACTGTAACAGCCCAGAGTTCAGCCCGTGGAAGGCAGTGTCCAGGCTTAAGTCCCCGAAAAG GGTCACCTCACTTGATGTCAAATGA
- the letmd1 gene encoding LETM1 domain-containing protein 1 isoform X2 — MKVSSKGDFLAFFSSTTLLWKILYIWSTYGVVWWFDSRLLLFTSHGQASTLHGFKLLFKDAKDVRRIKTKMFSEGVQFQDLSYREMEKLRQFRRDLFKALPLVVISIPPFANYLVFVLMYFFPRQLLIPHFWTPRQQVEFRAVYHSLRARHHWPVLKGLEYASRQVKDSQLQSRLKDLCAKVQSGENPKVSEILAVRSLFSGPPLGIKRMSVDQMRHISPLLFLTPRLPGFLIGRRLNSHALELLQLDRALSRLGPHQLSDSEVRQACYVRGLNSNSLGINQCHEWLSQWLQVSSSLKASEVSLLLHSIVFLSANYPHGPSRR; from the exons ATGAAGGTTTCCTCAAAAGGCGATTTCCTCGCTTTTTTCAGCTCTACCACACTTTTATGGAAG atactgtacatatggAGCACTTATGGAGTAGTATGGTGGTTCGATTCCCGGCTCCTCCTGTTCACAAGTCATGGccaggccagcaccttgcatg GATTCAAGCTACTGTTCAAAGATGCCAAAGATGTGCGGAGgataaaaacaaagatgttCTCTGAGGGAGTACAGTTCCAGGATTTGTCCTACAGGGAGATGGAGAAACTCAGACAG tttcGCAGAGACCTGTTCAAGGCCCTTCCGCTGGTGGTGATATCCATCCCTCCCTTTGCCAACTACCTGGTTTTTGTCTTGAT GTACTTTTTCCCCCGCCAGCTCCTGATTCCTCATTTCTGGACTCCCAGGCAGCAGGTAGAGTTTCGGGCAGTGTACCATTCCCTCAGGGCCCGGCACCACTGGCCAGTACTCAAAGGGCTCGAGTATGCGAGCCGCCAGGTCAAAGACAGTCAGCTACAGAGTCGTCTTAAGGACCTGTGTGCTAAA GTGCAAAGTGGAGAAAACCCTAAAGTGTCTGAAATCCTTGCCGTTCGGAGCCTGTTTTCTGGACCCCCTCTGGGTATAAAGAGGATGAGCGTGGATCAAATG AGACACATCAGCCCCCTGCTCTTCCTGACGCCTCGCCTCCCAGGTTTCCTGATTGGCCGGCGGCTAAACAGCCATGCCCTGGAGCTGCTCCAGCTGGACCGGGCCCTCAGCAGGTTGGGCCCTCACCAGCTGAGTGACTCTGAAGTCAGGCAG gcTTGTTATGTAAGAGGCCTCAATTCTAATAGTCTTGGCATTAACCAGTGCCATGAGTGGTTATCCCAGTGGCTTCAGGTGTCCTCCTCTTTGAAAG CCTCAGAGGTGTCACTGCTTTTGCACAGCATTGTATTTCTCTCTGCCAACTACCCGCATGGTCCCAGCCGACGCTGA
- the letmd1 gene encoding LETM1 domain-containing protein 1 isoform X3 — MFSEGVQFQDLSYREMEKLRQFRRDLFKALPLVVISIPPFANYLVFVLMYFFPRQLLIPHFWTPRQQVEFRAVYHSLRARHHWPVLKGLEYASRQVKDSQLQSRLKDLCAKVQSGENPKVSEILAVRSLFSGPPLGIKRMSVDQMRHISPLLFLTPRLPGFLIGRRLNSHALELLQLDRALSRLGPHQLSDSEVRQACYVRGLNSNSLGINQCHEWLSQWLQVSSSLKASEVSLLLHSIVFLSANYPHGPSRR; from the exons atgttCTCTGAGGGAGTACAGTTCCAGGATTTGTCCTACAGGGAGATGGAGAAACTCAGACAG tttcGCAGAGACCTGTTCAAGGCCCTTCCGCTGGTGGTGATATCCATCCCTCCCTTTGCCAACTACCTGGTTTTTGTCTTGAT GTACTTTTTCCCCCGCCAGCTCCTGATTCCTCATTTCTGGACTCCCAGGCAGCAGGTAGAGTTTCGGGCAGTGTACCATTCCCTCAGGGCCCGGCACCACTGGCCAGTACTCAAAGGGCTCGAGTATGCGAGCCGCCAGGTCAAAGACAGTCAGCTACAGAGTCGTCTTAAGGACCTGTGTGCTAAA GTGCAAAGTGGAGAAAACCCTAAAGTGTCTGAAATCCTTGCCGTTCGGAGCCTGTTTTCTGGACCCCCTCTGGGTATAAAGAGGATGAGCGTGGATCAAATG AGACACATCAGCCCCCTGCTCTTCCTGACGCCTCGCCTCCCAGGTTTCCTGATTGGCCGGCGGCTAAACAGCCATGCCCTGGAGCTGCTCCAGCTGGACCGGGCCCTCAGCAGGTTGGGCCCTCACCAGCTGAGTGACTCTGAAGTCAGGCAG gcTTGTTATGTAAGAGGCCTCAATTCTAATAGTCTTGGCATTAACCAGTGCCATGAGTGGTTATCCCAGTGGCTTCAGGTGTCCTCCTCTTTGAAAG CCTCAGAGGTGTCACTGCTTTTGCACAGCATTGTATTTCTCTCTGCCAACTACCCGCATGGTCCCAGCCGACGCTGA
- the nemp1 gene encoding nuclear envelope integral membrane protein 1 isoform X1, with translation MAGCMKILNGFFSTSVKFMVLMVLLTCLPQTSHQDTGSKHPVTDLRDGQEYAMSGSNRFCYKNSILPTWRQTWTRIQVKVWSSNVFNVETVEGEEELQELERFSVWGWFQSLLRERHNETTINISLFSKKTCFKIDPADKTQYTVKPIRRFDIYLFLVFLAGVLLFVCADSLSRSQVFFYSAGMSTGMIASLIILFFILARLLPKKSPFYVLIVGGWSFSVYAIQLVCRNLNIILQEHWHVALGYVAVVGFISFAVCYRYGPLVEEKSINILSWTLQLFGLLLVYLGIQIQQVAFAIIVAALFSKNLEYPVSLAVVAWRKIRRCVHWKPEPRRLLTEEEYQKEAEEETRRALEELRKYCNSPEFSPWKAVSRLKSPKRFADFIEGSPHLMSNEVSVHAQEYGFGGSFFEDEFFDTDDEEDDIKPMMKLE, from the exons ATGGCGGGATGCATGAAAATCTTAAACGGTTTCTTCTCTACAAGCGTTAAATTCATGGTTCTCATGGTGCTGCTTACCTGTTTACCTCAAACCTCACACCAGGATACGG GTAGCAAACATCCAGTAACTGATCTCCGGGATGGACAGGAGTATGCCATGTCAGGGTCCAACAGGTTCTGTTACAAGAACTCCATCTTGCCAACCTGGAGGCAAACATGGACAAGAATTCAG GTCAAAGTGTGGAGTTCAAACGTGTTTAACGTGGAAACTGTGGAAGGTgaggaggagctgcaggagctgGAGCGCTTCAGTGTCTGGGGCTGGTTCCAGAGCTTGCTACGTGAGCGGCACAATGAAACCACTATTAACATCAGTCTGTTCAGCAAGAAGACCTGCTTCAAGATCGATCCTGCTGACAAAACTCAGTACACTGTCAAGCCCATCCGTA ggTTTGATATCTATCTGTTTTTGGTATTTCTCGCTGGAGTGTTGTTGTTCGTCTGTGCAGACTCTCTCAGCAG GAGTCAAGTTTTCTTCTACTCTGCCGGAATGAGCACAGGCATGATCGCCTCTCTCATCAtcctctttttcattttggcacGCCTTTTGCCAAAG AAGAGCCCTTTTTATGTGTTGATTGTTGGCGGCTGGTCGTTTTCTGTGTACGCCATTCAGCTTGTCTGCAGGAACCTCAACATAATTCTGCAAGAACACTGGCACGTGGCATTAG gtTATGTAGCAGTGGTGGGATTCAtcagttttgctgtgtgttaCCGTTACGGTCCTCTGGTGGAGGAGAAGAGCATAAACATCTTGTCGTGGACGCTGCAGCTATTTGGGCTGCTCCTGGTTTATTTGGGGATTCAAATTCAGCAAGTTGCCTTCGCCATCATTGTGGCAgctttgttttccaaaaatCTGGAGTACCCTGTCTCTCTGGCAGTTGTTGCATGGAG GAAAATCAGACGGTGTGTTCACTGGAAGCCGGAGCCACGTCGCCTGTTGACTGAGGAGGAGTATCAGAAGGAGGCGGAGGAAGAGACTCGGCGTGCATTGGAGGAGCTGAGGAAGTACTGTAACAGCCCAGAGTTCAGCCCGTGGAAGGCAGTGTCCAGGCTTAAGTCCCCGAAAAG GTTTGCTGATTTCATTGAAGGGTCACCTCACTTGATGTCAAATGAGGTGTCTGTCCACGCACAGGAATATGGCTTTGGAGGATCTTTTTTTGAGGATGAATTTTTTGACACAGACGACGAGGAAGACGATATCAAGCCTATGATGAAACTAGAGTGA
- the letmd1 gene encoding LETM1 domain-containing protein 1 isoform X1, producing MALSCSSLCSRLSLIRLCGLRTNRITNGLYSPYVSCQSRLPLCRHYSSSNVRRGIGRYVASRLQSVNSKYEGFLKRRFPRFFQLYHTFMEGFKLLFKDAKDVRRIKTKMFSEGVQFQDLSYREMEKLRQFRRDLFKALPLVVISIPPFANYLVFVLMYFFPRQLLIPHFWTPRQQVEFRAVYHSLRARHHWPVLKGLEYASRQVKDSQLQSRLKDLCAKVQSGENPKVSEILAVRSLFSGPPLGIKRMSVDQMRHISPLLFLTPRLPGFLIGRRLNSHALELLQLDRALSRLGPHQLSDSEVRQACYVRGLNSNSLGINQCHEWLSQWLQVSSSLKASEVSLLLHSIVFLSANYPHGPSRR from the exons ATGGCGCTGTCCTGTTCGAGCTTGTGCAGCCGTTTGTCTTTGATCCGACTGTGTGGTCTCAGGACAAACAGGATAACAAATGGTCTTTATTCTCCCTATGTGTCCTGTCAGTCTAG GTTGCCCCTATGTAGACACTACTCATCCTCCAACGTTAGACGAGGTATTGGTCGATATGTAGCCTCCAGGCTCCAGAGTGTAAATAGCAAATATGAAGGTTTCCTCAAAAGGCGATTTCCTCGCTTTTTTCAGCTCTACCACACTTTTATGGAAG GATTCAAGCTACTGTTCAAAGATGCCAAAGATGTGCGGAGgataaaaacaaagatgttCTCTGAGGGAGTACAGTTCCAGGATTTGTCCTACAGGGAGATGGAGAAACTCAGACAG tttcGCAGAGACCTGTTCAAGGCCCTTCCGCTGGTGGTGATATCCATCCCTCCCTTTGCCAACTACCTGGTTTTTGTCTTGAT GTACTTTTTCCCCCGCCAGCTCCTGATTCCTCATTTCTGGACTCCCAGGCAGCAGGTAGAGTTTCGGGCAGTGTACCATTCCCTCAGGGCCCGGCACCACTGGCCAGTACTCAAAGGGCTCGAGTATGCGAGCCGCCAGGTCAAAGACAGTCAGCTACAGAGTCGTCTTAAGGACCTGTGTGCTAAA GTGCAAAGTGGAGAAAACCCTAAAGTGTCTGAAATCCTTGCCGTTCGGAGCCTGTTTTCTGGACCCCCTCTGGGTATAAAGAGGATGAGCGTGGATCAAATG AGACACATCAGCCCCCTGCTCTTCCTGACGCCTCGCCTCCCAGGTTTCCTGATTGGCCGGCGGCTAAACAGCCATGCCCTGGAGCTGCTCCAGCTGGACCGGGCCCTCAGCAGGTTGGGCCCTCACCAGCTGAGTGACTCTGAAGTCAGGCAG gcTTGTTATGTAAGAGGCCTCAATTCTAATAGTCTTGGCATTAACCAGTGCCATGAGTGGTTATCCCAGTGGCTTCAGGTGTCCTCCTCTTTGAAAG CCTCAGAGGTGTCACTGCTTTTGCACAGCATTGTATTTCTCTCTGCCAACTACCCGCATGGTCCCAGCCGACGCTGA
- the nr4a1 gene encoding nuclear receptor subfamily 4 group A member 1 gives MTCIHPQHGSQSYENNLGSSELQTTDFISRLAVDMSSPRDHLSAPSLPSISSLVGTQAADFDAYSCQFTAAPAHVTPSSGQETPFKLDDLQVYGCYPGTFPLSYPDEAVSPAGSDYFGSPASASSPSTPGFQSQHASNWDSAFGPYSPSPGYWPAEENTVPHAPSFFTFGSGSMEDMSHLVQPHLREQDPFPLTHPHPSTLTFPALVMEQACSLDNTDQLDGSLSPKLKSLSGNEGCCAVCGDNASCQHYGVRTCEGCKGFFKRTVQKNSKYVCLANKDCPVDKRRRNRCQFCRFQKCLTVGMVREVVRTDSLKGRRGRLPSKPKVAQDVTTTVSPVSMIASLVRAHIDSNPGVGNLDHSKYEETEVSPNQKEDASDIKRFYDLLTASMEVIRKWAKSIPGFSEFCSEDQELLLESAFVELFILRVAYRSNPEMDKLIFCNGAVLHKTQCVRSFGDWIDSILEFSQTLHRMKLDVSSFSCLTALVIITDRHGLKEPARVEDLQNQLITCLKDHVSGCGSNSLRPNYLSRLLGKLPELRTLCTQGLQRIFYLKLEDLVPPPPIVDKIFMDTLPF, from the exons ATGACTTGCATACACCCCCAGCATGGATCTCAGTCCTATGAGAACAACCTTGGCAGCTCGGAGCTTCAAACCACAGACTTTATCTCCAGGCTGGCTGTCGATATGAGCAGCCCACGGGACCATCTCTCTGCTCCATCCCTGCCAAGCATCAGCTCCCTGGTGGGCACTCAGGCAGCCGACTTTGATGCATATTCATGTCAGTTCACTGCAGCCCCTGCCCATGTCACTCCGTCGTCTGGCCAGGAGACCCCCTTCAAGCTGGATGACCTCCAGGTTTACGGCTGCTACCCTGGAACGTTCCCTCTGAGTTACCCGGACGAGGCCGTATCCCCTGCTGGGTCAGATTATTTCGGCAGCCCTGCATCGGCCTCATCTCCTTCAACCCCTGGGTTCCAGAGTCAGCATGCGTCCAACTGGGATTCAGCCTTCGGGCCATACTCACCCAGTCCAGGATACTGGCCGGCAGAGGAGAACACAGTGCCACATGCACCCTCTTTCTTCACTTTTGGCTCAGGGTCTATGGAGGATATGTCTCATTTGGTTCAACCACACTTACGAGAACAGGATCCTTTCCCTTTGACCCACCCTCACCCATCAACACTTACCTTCCCCGCCTTGGTGATGGAGCAAGCATGTAGCCTCGATAACACTGACCAACTGGATGGAAGCTTATCACCCAAATTAAAAAGTCTAAGCGGAAATGAgggctgctgtgctgtgtgtgggGACAACGCCTCCTGTCAGCACTATGGGGTTCGCACCTGTGAGGGATGCAAAGGGTTTTTCAAG CGCACAGTACAAAAAAATTCCAAGTATGTTTGTCTTGCCAACAAGGACTGTCCTGTGGACAAGAGGCGGCGGAATCGATGCCAGTTCTGCCGTTTCCAGAAGTGTCTAACTGTAGGCATGGTGAGGGAAG TTGTAAGAACGGATAGCCTGAAAGGACGAAGAGGTCGCCTGCCTTCCAAGCCTAAAGTCGCCCAGGATGTGACAACCACTGTGTCTCCAGTGAGCATGATCGCTTCACTTGTGAGGGCCCACATCGACTCCAACCCTGGCGTTGGGAATCTGGATCACTCCAAg TATGAAGAGACAGAAGTCAGTCCGAACCAGAAAGAGGATGCTAGTGACATCAAACGGTTTTACGACTTACTCACAGCCTCCATGGAGGTCATCAGGAAGTGGGCGAAGAGCATCCCAGGTTTCTCTGAGTTCTGCTCAGAAGACCAGGAACTGCTGCTGGAATCTGCGTTTGTTGAGCTCTTCATCCTGCGTGTTGCGTATCG ttCCAATCCTGAAATGGACAAGCTCATCTTCTGCAATGGGGCTGTGCTTCACAAAACGCAGTGTGTCCGAAGCTTTGGGGACTGGATTGACTCCATCTTGGAGTTTTCTCAAACCCTCCATCGCATGAAGCTAGACGtttcctccttctcctgtcTCACAGCCCTGGTCATAATCACTG ACCGACATGGTCTTAAGGAACCAGCACGTGTGGAAGACTTGCAGAACCAGCTCATCACCTGCCTTAAAGATCACGTCTCTGGCTGCGGCTCCAACTCGTTGCGGCCCAATTATTTGTCCAGACTTCTCGGGAAGCTGCCTGAGCTCAGGACTCTGTGCACTCAAGGGCTCCAGCGTATCTTTTACCTTAAATTAGAAGATCTTGTTCCTCCACCACCAATTGTGGATAAAATTTTCATGGATACACTTCCGTTTTGA